Proteins from a single region of Bos javanicus breed banteng chromosome 25, ARS-OSU_banteng_1.0, whole genome shotgun sequence:
- the GJC3 gene encoding gap junction gamma-3 protein: MCGSFLRRVAAEESRHPTPVGRLLLPALLGLRLVLLAAGGTGVFGGSEEQSEFVCHTQQAGCKAVCYDAFHPLSPLRFWAFQVTLVAVPSALYMGFILYHVIWHWEASEKVKTEEETLSQGEKGGEASGAGSSRLLWAYVAQLGVRLALEGAALGGQYHLYGFRMPSSFVCRLEPCLGSTNCYLSRPSEKSIFLKTMFGVTGLCLLFTLLELVLLGLGRWWRIWRHKSPSSNYSPTSQSAKRCKAPTDNFPVVEIRERPGEAGERGSEVPLSARP, encoded by the coding sequence ATGTGCGGCAGCTTCCTGAGGCGGGTGGCGGCGGAGGAAAGCCGGCACCCCACCCCCGTGGGCCGCCTCCTGCTTCCCGCGCTCCTGGGGCTCCGCCTGGTGCTGCTGGCCGCCGGCGGGACGGGGGTCTTCGGCGGCAGCGAGGAGCAGAGCGAGTTCGTGTGTCACACTCAGCAGGCGGGCTGCAAGGCCGTGTGCTACGATGCCTTCCACCCCCTCTCCCCGCTGCGCTTCTGGGCCTTCCAGGTCACGCTGGTGGCTGTGCCCAGCGCCCTCTACATGGGTTTCATTCTGTATCACGTCATCTGGCACTGGGAGGCATCGGAAAAGGTGAAGACGGAAGAAGAGACGCTGAGCCAAGGGGAGAAGGGCGGAGAGGCCTCGGGGGCTGGCAGCTCCAGGCTGCTCTGGGCCTACGTGGCACAGCTCGGGGTGCGACTGGCCCTTGAGGGGGCAGCCTTGGGGGGGCAGTACCACCTGTACGGGTTCAGGATGCCCAGCTCCTTTGTGTGTCGTCTAGAGCCCTGCCTTGGCAGTACCAACTGTTACCTCTCTCGCCCCTCTGAGAAGAGCATCTTCTTGAAGACCATGTTTGGGGTCACGGGGCTCTGTCTCTTGTTCACGCTTTTGGAGCTTGTCCTCCTGGGcctggggagatggtggaggatcTGGAGGCACAAATCCCCCTCTTCTAATTACTCCCCAACTTCACAGAGTGCCAAAAGATGCAAGGCACCCACGGATAACTTCCCAGTGGTGGAAATAAGAGAACGGCCCGGAGAAGCAGGCGAGAGGGGCTCTGAGGTCCCTCTTTCTGCCCGCCCCTGA